A stretch of the Chelonia mydas isolate rCheMyd1 chromosome 5, rCheMyd1.pri.v2, whole genome shotgun sequence genome encodes the following:
- the LOC119566692 gene encoding interferon beta-like — MISRSLLQCCLVLLFSSEISCLDCNRLHVLQTRMNSESLERLEKMGGNFPFQCLNEGTASKPKDILKLRLSHQENAKVAIQQILQELFHIFNNNLTQAAWNGTSIKEFQNGLHQQIEKLETCLSAEMEKEVTYPGNENLLLTSLKLKRYFQTIEDFLKEKQYSRCAWEIIRVEISRCFLMLNKLTKRLENEARDASSNDAMKTAE; from the exons ATGATCAGCAGGTCATTGCTGCAATGTTGCCTCGTGCTGCTCTTCTCCAGTGAAATCTCATGTCTGGACTGTAACAGGCTGCATGTTCTACAAACCAGAATGAACAGTGAGAGTTTAGAGCGTCTGGAGAAAATGGGTGGCAACTTTCCCTTCCAATGTCTAAATGAAGGGACAGCTTCCAAGCCCAAAGATATCCTCAAGCTCCGACTGTCCCACCAAGAGAATGCCAAGGTAGCCATCCAGCAGATCCTTCAAGAGCTCTTCCATATCTTTAACAACAATCTCACCCAAGCTGCCTGGAATGGGACTTCCATAAAGGAATTCCAAAATGGACTTCACCAGCAGATTGAGAAGCTGGAGACGTGTTTGAGTGCTGAGATGGAAAAGGAGGTAACCTACCCAGGAAATGAGAACCTCCTGCTCACCAGCCTCAAACTGAAGAGATACTTCCAGACAATAGAggatttcctgaaagaaaagcaatacagccGGTGTGCCTGGGAGATCATCCGTGTGGAAATATCCAGATGTTTCCTCATGCTCAACAAACTCACCAAGAGACTTGAAAATGAAG CACGTGATGCTTCCAGTAATGATGCTATGAAAACAGCTGAATGA
- the LOC119566693 gene encoding interferon beta-like produces MTTRFLLHICLILLFSTEISSRLCTMLHFQQNKVNKESLELLQKSSGNFPSQCINERAAFKPTQDIVQLSVAQKENAKVVIQEILQEIFNIFTKNLTQSAWDATSIVRFQNGLYQQIQRLEACLRAQMEKELTNPESQDLQITSRSVKQYFQGIDAFLKEKQYSLCAWEIIRMEIPRCFVLIDKLTRRLSN; encoded by the coding sequence ATGACCACCAGGTTTTTGCTGCACATTTGCCTCATACTGCTCTTCTCCACTGAAATCTCATCTCGGCTCTGTACCATGCTTCACTTCCAGCAGAACAAAGTGAACAAAGAGAGCTTAGAGCTTCTGCAGAAAAGCAGCGGAAATTTCCCCTCACAATGCATAAATGAAAGGGCAGCTTTCAAGCCCACCCAGGATATTGTCCAACTTTCAGTGGCCCAGAAGGAGAATGCCAAGGTGGTAATTCAAGAGATCCTCCAAGAGATCTTCAACATCTTTACCAAAAACCTCACCCAAAGTGCCTGGGATGCCACTTCCATAGTCAGGTTCCAAAATGGCCTTTACCAGCAAATTCAGCGGCTGGAGGCATGTTTGAGAGCACAGATGGAGAAGGAGTTAACCAACCCGGAAAGTCAGGACCTCCAGATCACCAGTCGGAGTGTGAAACAATACTTTCAGGGGAtagatgctttcctgaaagaaaagcaatacagccTGTGTGCCTGGGAGATCATTCGCATGGAAATACCCCGATGTTTTGTACTGATTGACAAACTCACTCGACGGCTGAGTAACTAA